The Candidatus Cloacimonadota bacterium genome includes a region encoding these proteins:
- a CDS encoding pitrilysin family protein, whose amino-acid sequence MLYKKTVLDNGITILSEKIKHVGSISIGAWVKAGSRDENAENHGIAHFIEHMLFKGTKSRNKFEIAHFLESRGGMLNAFTSKEYTCFYARALAENLEDSVDIIADIILNSTFDNEEIKKEKGVVLDEIDEILDSPGDLIFDKFYGDLYRDHPLGEPILGSKEDVNKITAEHCRDFIKNQFTPNRIVITASGYLEHDELIKYAEKYFRDVRLGESEQVFTKLPEINKTLNIYQHNSTNQDHYCIGTRTFPFKHKDRLTLLTLNSILSAGMSSRLFQNIREKYGISYSLQSYADFFQDIGDFSVYAATNKKDTDKCIQLIHEELDKLMENPVNETELKTIKALLKSSLVMGLESTTSRMNRLAKLFIYTNEFETIDNVIQQIEKITPKDIQELANRLFVRDNFVTTILKAKE is encoded by the coding sequence ATGTTATACAAAAAAACTGTTCTTGATAATGGAATTACCATTTTATCGGAAAAAATTAAGCATGTAGGATCCATCTCTATCGGAGCATGGGTAAAAGCCGGTTCTCGGGATGAAAATGCAGAAAACCATGGCATAGCACATTTTATAGAGCATATGCTGTTCAAAGGCACAAAATCCAGAAACAAATTTGAGATTGCGCATTTTCTCGAATCACGCGGCGGGATGCTGAATGCGTTCACAAGTAAGGAATATACCTGTTTTTATGCCAGAGCATTAGCTGAAAATCTTGAAGACTCCGTAGATATAATTGCGGACATTATTCTTAATTCTACTTTTGATAATGAAGAAATAAAAAAAGAAAAAGGTGTTGTTCTGGACGAGATTGATGAAATATTGGATTCCCCTGGAGATCTTATTTTCGACAAATTTTACGGAGATTTATATCGAGATCATCCACTTGGCGAACCAATTCTCGGTTCAAAAGAGGATGTAAATAAGATTACCGCTGAGCATTGTAGAGATTTTATCAAAAATCAATTCACTCCAAATCGGATTGTGATCACAGCCTCCGGTTATCTTGAACATGATGAACTCATCAAATATGCTGAAAAATATTTTCGTGATGTTCGGCTTGGAGAATCAGAGCAGGTTTTTACAAAACTTCCCGAAATCAATAAAACATTAAATATTTACCAACATAATTCCACCAATCAGGATCATTACTGCATCGGAACCCGCACCTTCCCGTTCAAGCATAAAGATCGTTTAACTTTGCTCACTCTAAATTCGATTTTGTCTGCCGGTATGTCTTCGCGACTTTTTCAGAATATTAGGGAAAAGTACGGTATTTCTTATAGTTTGCAATCTTATGCGGATTTTTTCCAAGACATTGGGGATTTTTCTGTTTATGCCGCCACAAACAAAAAGGACACGGATAAATGCATTCAACTAATCCACGAAGAACTGGATAAACTGATGGAAAATCCGGTTAATGAAACTGAGTTGAAGACGATTAAAGCTCTCTTGAAATCCAGTCTTGTTATGGGATTGGAAAGCACAACATCACGGATGAATCGGCTTGCCAAATTATTTATTTATACGAATGAATTTGAAACCATTGATAATGTGATTCAACAGATTGAAAAAATTACTCCAAAAGATATTCAAGAATTGGCGAATAGATTATTTGTCAGAGATAATTTTGTAACGACTATTCTCAAGGCGAAGGAGTAA
- the coaD gene encoding pantetheine-phosphate adenylyltransferase, with product MHDIAIYPGTFDPITNGHVDIIERGSKMFGKIVVAVAEQTAKSCLFTADERVEMAKIATKHIKNVIIEKFTGLAVEYVKNQNGAVMLRGLRAVSDFEYELQMALANRELCENVETVFLTPKSKYLYLSSSLVKQIISAGGDVQQWAHEKVIEKLKTKLAFDK from the coding sequence ATGCATGATATTGCAATTTATCCGGGAACTTTTGACCCGATCACAAATGGGCATGTGGACATTATCGAACGCGGAAGCAAAATGTTTGGAAAAATTGTTGTGGCTGTTGCCGAACAAACAGCAAAGTCCTGTCTCTTCACTGCCGACGAGCGTGTGGAAATGGCAAAAATCGCTACCAAGCATATAAAAAATGTGATAATTGAAAAATTCACAGGATTAGCTGTAGAATATGTAAAAAATCAAAATGGAGCTGTCATGCTCCGTGGTTTACGGGCTGTATCCGATTTTGAATATGAACTTCAGATGGCTCTTGCAAACAGAGAACTTTGTGAGAATGTTGAAACCGTTTTCCTTACACCCAAAAGCAAATATCTTTATCTGAGTTCAAGTTTAGTCAAGCAGATAATTAGTGCGGGTGGCGATGTTCAGCAATGGGCTCACGAAAAAGTAATTGAAAAATTAAAAACGAAATTGGCGTTTGATAAATGA
- a CDS encoding aminopeptidase P family protein: MKKKFFEKNRKKYAEMVEANSLSIFWGTKTGNGLLPDKFVQDSNFYYFTGIKSPNAILMIYETEKAAQNILFIEREIPEMVVWLGKKLSKDEAKEISGIDTIYYTDEFERILNSYAINARKGYFDYHSVPVSAQLPERLVLANKIKEHYPEIVIANPSEYVGRLRAKKSEEEIANIRKAIEITNKGIRKIFINAKSGMMEYELEAILLFECARNGEKEPGFSSIVASGKNATTLHYEENNCKIGENDLVLLDMGAQYNGYSADISRTFPVSGEFSKRQKEVYEEVLNIQKKLINSVKPGITLKELQEKSVKLMKKALIRLDLIENNDDEKDAYKKYYMHGIGHHLGLQTHDLAEKKAKLVAGSVITIEPGIYIKDEGIGVRIEDDILVTKKGQEVLSAMIPKEINELEQIISK; encoded by the coding sequence ATGAAGAAAAAATTCTTTGAAAAAAACAGAAAAAAATATGCTGAAATGGTAGAAGCGAATTCGCTTTCCATTTTCTGGGGAACAAAAACAGGGAATGGATTATTGCCGGATAAATTTGTGCAGGACAGCAATTTCTATTATTTTACCGGAATAAAATCTCCCAATGCAATTTTGATGATTTATGAAACTGAAAAAGCAGCCCAAAATATTTTATTTATTGAAAGAGAAATTCCCGAGATGGTTGTTTGGTTAGGCAAAAAACTTTCTAAGGATGAAGCAAAGGAAATTTCCGGAATTGATACGATTTATTATACCGATGAATTTGAGCGAATATTGAATTCTTATGCCATAAATGCCCGGAAAGGGTATTTCGATTATCATTCGGTTCCCGTTTCAGCCCAACTTCCAGAGAGATTGGTTTTGGCTAATAAAATCAAGGAACATTATCCGGAAATCGTTATTGCAAATCCATCCGAGTATGTTGGTAGGCTTCGTGCAAAAAAATCCGAAGAGGAAATTGCGAACATTAGAAAAGCCATTGAAATTACTAACAAAGGAATTAGAAAAATCTTTATAAATGCAAAATCCGGAATGATGGAATATGAACTGGAAGCTATTTTGCTTTTCGAATGTGCGCGAAATGGCGAAAAAGAACCCGGCTTCTCTTCAATCGTTGCTTCAGGAAAAAATGCTACCACCCTTCACTATGAGGAAAATAATTGTAAGATTGGTGAAAACGATCTTGTGTTACTGGATATGGGTGCTCAATACAATGGTTACAGTGCGGATATTTCCCGAACTTTTCCCGTGAGTGGGGAATTTTCAAAACGCCAGAAAGAAGTTTATGAAGAAGTCCTAAATATCCAAAAAAAACTGATTAATTCTGTTAAACCCGGAATCACTTTAAAAGAGTTGCAGGAAAAAAGCGTAAAGTTGATGAAAAAAGCTCTCATTCGCTTAGACCTTATAGAGAATAACGACGATGAAAAAGATGCTTACAAAAAATATTACATGCACGGAATTGGTCATCATCTCGGATTGCAAACTCACGATTTGGCAGAAAAAAAGGCAAAACTTGTTGCCGGAAGTGTAATCACAATCGAGCCGGGAATTTATATTAAGGACGAAGGAATCGGAGTGCGAATCGAAGATGATATACTTGTTACAAAAAAAGGACAAGAAGTATTATCCGCGATGATTCCAAAAGAAATTAACGAGTTAGAACAAATTATTTCAAAATAA
- a CDS encoding GNAT family N-acetyltransferase, translating into MEQIYDKLNFREMVIEDYEKLIDLWVKVELDYKPIGRDSRESIEQQIGMNNCFFIVAEFAGEIIGSVIASHDGRKGWINRVAVLPEFHRKGIATKLIEEAEKILETCGIKIFACLIEGWNENSIKLFGKSKYKNFEGIKYFTKRKFAEV; encoded by the coding sequence ATGGAACAAATTTATGATAAACTAAATTTCAGAGAGATGGTAATTGAAGATTACGAAAAATTGATAGATTTATGGGTAAAAGTTGAATTGGATTACAAACCGATTGGGAGAGATTCGAGAGAAAGTATTGAGCAGCAAATTGGGATGAACAATTGCTTTTTTATCGTAGCGGAATTTGCTGGGGAAATTATCGGTTCTGTGATTGCCTCTCATGATGGACGAAAAGGCTGGATCAACAGAGTTGCCGTCCTTCCCGAATTTCACAGAAAAGGTATTGCTACAAAATTGATAGAAGAAGCCGAGAAAATTCTGGAAACTTGTGGAATAAAAATTTTTGCCTGCCTTATTGAAGGTTGGAATGAAAATTCAATAAAATTGTTTGGAAAAAGTAAATATAAAAACTTTGAGGGAATCAAATATTTTACAAAAAGAAAATTCGCGGAAGTCTGA
- the surE gene encoding 5'/3'-nucleotidase SurE: MKHILLTNDDGFFSEGIQKLFEVLSPKHNVTIVAPDRERSAASHSLTLHNPLRLKKIRENEFAVDGTPTDCVNLATNVVIKNKIDLVISGINKGQNMGEDILYSGTVAAAIEAMNLGIPALAVSLAFSKNFDFTESAEIVEHLLENNILSILSEKTVLNINIPPLSLEEIKGIRVTKLGHRKYTDFIKERIDPRGNPYYWIGGEAPQWSRAGDTDFDAIHKGFVSITPITIDMTKYSCFDKVRNWIDKDINLK, encoded by the coding sequence ATGAAACATATTTTACTAACTAACGATGATGGCTTTTTCTCAGAGGGAATTCAAAAATTATTCGAAGTATTATCTCCCAAACACAATGTAACAATTGTTGCCCCGGACAGAGAACGCAGCGCCGCTTCCCACTCTCTAACTTTACATAATCCTCTTCGTTTGAAAAAGATCCGAGAGAATGAATTTGCAGTTGATGGCACACCCACCGATTGCGTGAATTTAGCAACAAATGTTGTTATAAAAAATAAGATTGATCTGGTTATCTCCGGAATCAACAAGGGTCAAAATATGGGAGAAGACATTCTTTATTCCGGCACTGTGGCTGCTGCTATTGAAGCAATGAATCTGGGAATTCCGGCACTCGCAGTTTCTCTCGCCTTTTCCAAGAATTTTGATTTTACAGAATCAGCCGAAATTGTAGAACATTTACTGGAAAATAACATATTATCCATTCTGTCAGAAAAAACAGTTTTAAATATCAACATTCCCCCGTTATCACTCGAAGAAATAAAAGGAATCCGGGTAACAAAACTCGGACATCGAAAATATACCGATTTTATTAAAGAACGAATTGACCCGCGCGGCAACCCTTATTATTGGATTGGTGGTGAAGCCCCACAGTGGTCGAGAGCAGGTGATACGGATTTCGATGCAATTCATAAAGGATTTGTCTCTATCACTCCTATTACAATTGATATGACAAAATATTCCTGTTTCGATAAGGTAAGAAATTGGATTGATAAAGACATAAATTTGAAATAA